The following coding sequences lie in one Thalassoglobus polymorphus genomic window:
- a CDS encoding universal stress protein — translation MRVLLATDGSEASKDAQWLLARIPFTSPLELTIAYVNVIPSLTHLKREFPSHVAGILEQYQSDGEALLAEEVSRFEGIRGTVEGCLKEGHPSETLIDLAEEKNAELIIVGARGQSATQQFLMGSTSAAIAKHADCSVLVTRPSEKVKASHRTFRIVVAVDGSDVSQNGVEMLAGIPWGENVDILVVSILQNESHLGTWDTELRRAIDGKEKAARERIVQSAVAQLRKATSRVAGEVVRANSVTEELLDTIERVDADLVVLGHRGLSRIKRFFIGSTCERILRHAKCSVWVHKDSE, via the coding sequence ATGAGAGTTTTACTCGCCACTGACGGTTCAGAGGCATCCAAAGACGCTCAGTGGTTGCTGGCCAGAATCCCCTTCACCAGCCCTTTGGAGTTGACGATTGCCTACGTAAATGTCATCCCTTCACTCACTCATCTCAAACGGGAATTCCCTTCGCATGTGGCAGGGATTCTGGAGCAATACCAGTCTGACGGAGAAGCCTTGCTGGCTGAGGAAGTCTCTCGATTCGAAGGGATTCGCGGGACTGTGGAAGGTTGCCTGAAAGAAGGCCACCCCTCTGAAACGTTGATCGACCTTGCTGAGGAAAAAAACGCCGAGCTGATCATCGTTGGAGCACGCGGTCAGTCTGCCACACAACAGTTTCTCATGGGAAGCACATCCGCAGCGATTGCGAAACATGCAGACTGTTCAGTTCTGGTCACTCGTCCTTCCGAGAAAGTGAAGGCGTCACATCGGACGTTTCGAATTGTCGTGGCGGTTGACGGGTCGGACGTTTCACAAAATGGAGTTGAAATGCTGGCAGGGATTCCCTGGGGAGAGAATGTCGACATTCTCGTTGTGAGCATATTGCAAAATGAGAGCCACTTGGGGACTTGGGATACCGAGTTGCGCCGGGCCATTGATGGGAAAGAAAAGGCAGCGCGAGAAAGAATAGTCCAATCTGCCGTTGCTCAGCTTCGCAAAGCGACATCCCGAGTTGCAGGTGAGGTAGTACGTGCGAATTCCGTAACTGAGGAATTGCTCGACACAATCGAGCGGGTTGATGCAGATTTGGTTGTGCTGGGACATCGAGGGCTAAGTCGCATCAAGCGATTTTTTATCGGAAGCACATGCGAAAGAATTCTTCGCCATGCCAAATGCTCTGTTTGGGTTCATAAAGATTCAGAATAA
- a CDS encoding sigma-54-dependent transcriptional regulator: MSIANEMNLLIVEDDDNFREMAVAWMRRKGHRVEEAANAQEALKLFEEKYFQVAIFDMNMPGISGLELLQRVKSDGVETQILILTGQATVENAVAAMKMGACDYLTKPFPLADLEHRCRLAHDLWSLQKENRQLKEVIARGRPEKLMIGESKPMQDVIRLIERVGPTDKAVLIQGESGTGKELAAQAIHHASEVRAEKPLVTINCAALPEQLVESELFGHEKGAFTGATTTKSGLFEVADGGTLFIDEIGELPLSLQPKLLRVLEDGSFRRVGSHQERRVSVRIIAATNRDLSEEVADGNFREDLYYRINVMSLVLPPLRKRGKDINLLIDHFLNSDWSIAEDALELMQNYSWPGNVRQLINALERATILAEENLITIEDLPLEVVESTDSGEILKRSENVRRLDLIERAHIIEVLKEEQGNKARASRTLGIHRRKLYRLLERFEIDETSYRD; this comes from the coding sequence ATGTCTATAGCGAATGAAATGAATCTGTTAATTGTTGAAGACGACGACAATTTTCGCGAGATGGCAGTCGCCTGGATGAGGCGGAAAGGTCACCGGGTTGAAGAAGCCGCCAATGCACAAGAGGCTTTGAAGCTGTTTGAGGAAAAGTATTTTCAGGTCGCGATTTTTGATATGAACATGCCGGGGATTTCTGGTCTGGAATTGCTTCAGCGAGTCAAATCGGACGGAGTGGAAACTCAGATACTGATTCTCACCGGGCAAGCGACAGTTGAGAACGCTGTCGCTGCGATGAAGATGGGTGCGTGTGATTACCTGACCAAACCTTTCCCCCTCGCTGATCTGGAACATCGCTGTCGTCTGGCCCATGACCTTTGGTCATTGCAGAAAGAAAACCGCCAACTCAAGGAGGTGATCGCGCGTGGCCGCCCCGAGAAATTGATGATTGGCGAGTCCAAGCCGATGCAGGATGTCATACGCCTCATTGAGCGTGTCGGGCCGACGGACAAAGCGGTCTTGATTCAGGGTGAAAGCGGGACCGGCAAGGAACTCGCAGCTCAGGCCATTCATCATGCGAGTGAAGTACGGGCTGAAAAGCCGCTCGTGACCATCAACTGTGCGGCTCTCCCGGAGCAATTGGTTGAAAGTGAACTCTTTGGCCACGAGAAAGGCGCCTTCACCGGAGCCACCACAACGAAGAGCGGTTTGTTTGAAGTCGCAGATGGTGGAACACTGTTCATCGATGAAATAGGTGAACTGCCGTTAAGCTTGCAACCGAAACTCTTGCGAGTACTGGAAGATGGTTCCTTCAGGCGAGTGGGCTCTCACCAGGAGCGTCGAGTGAGTGTCCGGATCATTGCTGCAACGAATCGCGATTTATCAGAGGAAGTCGCAGATGGGAACTTTCGCGAGGATTTGTATTACCGCATCAATGTCATGTCGCTCGTGCTTCCGCCGTTACGTAAACGAGGGAAAGATATCAATTTGCTGATCGACCACTTCTTGAATTCAGACTGGTCAATCGCTGAGGATGCTCTCGAATTGATGCAGAATTATTCCTGGCCGGGCAACGTGCGGCAACTGATCAACGCGCTCGAACGGGCTACGATTCTGGCGGAAGAAAACCTCATCACAATCGAGGACCTTCCATTGGAAGTTGTCGAGTCGACTGACTCTGGAGAGATTTTGAAACGCTCGGAAAATGTTCGACGGCTTGATCTGATTGAACGGGCTCACATTATCGAAGTCTTAAAAGAGGAACAGGGCAACAAAGCTCGAGCGTCTCGAACATTAGGGATTCATCGTCGTAAACTTTACCGGCTTCTGGAACGGTTCGAGATCGACGAGACGAGCTATCGGGACTGA
- a CDS encoding bifunctional aminoglycoside phosphotransferase/ATP-binding protein has translation MTDSNNHPPLVKSLMSGDAYPHPVEKIELLETHISWILLTGKYAYKVKKPVELGFLDFSTLSQRQHFCEEELRLNRRFSKDLYLDVVSIKQFGTQLKVTEEEGGQTVEYAVRMHQFSQAEQGNEMLKSGRLTHVEFNDFAESLAQFHHQAGLAPIKGTDPDSTVHHPALENFRHLNQVDWDDGMRQSLDEIQAWTTSTYHDHSGIFRQRSQDGFVRDCHGDLHLGNIVWWNERLTPFDCLEFNEQLRQIDVMSEIAFLIMDLDDHQRSGFARSFLNSYLEQTGDYSGLRILTFYLVYRSMVRAKVAAIRLEQGHLSPEECDDLKQECHSYIKLAHQYTQAKTPSLAITCGLSGSGKTTGSESLVREDAFVRIRSDVERKRVFGLNPLDRSSNEIATGLYSQSANAKTEERLLAAATDALQAGFSVIVDATFLKQEQRRPFMQLAKEKKVSFRICHFEAAHDVLRQRVQQRRQLNSDASDATVDVLEHQIKIQEPFSTEEEPFVEKSSSRKEESNFDA, from the coding sequence GTGACAGATTCGAACAATCATCCACCACTGGTCAAATCTCTCATGTCTGGTGATGCGTACCCTCACCCCGTTGAGAAAATCGAGCTTTTGGAAACGCATATTTCCTGGATTTTGCTAACTGGCAAATACGCCTACAAAGTCAAGAAACCTGTCGAGCTTGGATTTCTTGACTTTTCCACACTGTCACAGCGTCAGCACTTCTGCGAAGAGGAATTGCGGCTGAATCGACGGTTCTCGAAAGACCTGTATCTCGACGTTGTTTCCATCAAGCAGTTTGGGACACAATTGAAAGTGACTGAAGAAGAGGGAGGCCAAACGGTTGAATATGCAGTGCGGATGCATCAATTTTCTCAAGCGGAGCAGGGCAATGAAATGCTCAAAAGTGGTCGTTTGACACATGTTGAGTTCAACGACTTTGCAGAATCTCTCGCACAATTTCATCATCAAGCAGGATTGGCACCCATCAAGGGGACCGATCCTGATTCGACAGTCCATCACCCTGCATTAGAGAACTTCCGGCATCTCAATCAGGTCGACTGGGACGATGGGATGCGCCAATCACTGGATGAGATACAGGCGTGGACGACGTCGACATACCACGACCACTCCGGGATTTTCCGCCAACGTTCTCAAGACGGATTTGTCCGAGATTGCCACGGAGACCTCCACTTAGGAAACATCGTTTGGTGGAATGAACGGCTGACGCCGTTTGACTGTCTCGAATTCAACGAACAGCTTCGCCAGATCGATGTCATGAGTGAAATCGCATTTCTCATCATGGACCTGGACGACCACCAGCGATCAGGCTTCGCCCGAAGTTTTCTCAACTCTTACTTAGAACAGACAGGAGACTATTCGGGGTTGCGGATCTTGACATTTTATCTGGTCTACCGCTCAATGGTTCGAGCGAAAGTGGCTGCGATTCGCCTGGAACAAGGTCATCTCTCTCCGGAAGAGTGTGACGACTTGAAGCAGGAGTGCCACAGTTACATCAAGCTGGCTCACCAATACACACAGGCGAAGACTCCAAGTCTGGCCATTACCTGTGGGCTCTCGGGAAGTGGAAAAACAACGGGCAGCGAATCACTGGTTCGTGAAGATGCGTTCGTTCGTATCCGCTCCGATGTTGAGCGAAAACGAGTGTTTGGCTTGAATCCATTGGACCGCTCATCCAACGAAATCGCTACGGGACTCTACTCGCAATCTGCCAATGCCAAGACCGAAGAGCGACTCCTCGCAGCGGCGACGGATGCGCTTCAGGCTGGCTTCTCCGTCATCGTTGATGCGACGTTTCTCAAGCAGGAACAGCGCCGTCCATTCATGCAGTTGGCCAAAGAGAAGAAGGTCTCATTCAGGATTTGTCATTTTGAAGCTGCGCACGATGTGCTTCGCCAAAGAGTTCAACAACGGCGCCAGTTGAATAGCGATGCCTCTGACGCAACAGTCGACGTTCTTGAACATCAAATCAAAATTCAAGAACCATTCTCAACCGAAGAGGAGCCGTTTGTCGAAAAGAGCAGTTCAAGGAAAGAGGAGAGCAATTTCGATGCTTGA
- a CDS encoding DUF423 domain-containing protein yields MSKESIFWLRVGAAMGFLAVIFGAFAAHGLEEPLIKLYGDQTKKVMGVEIPATQKYLADFKTGAEYQMYHALAIIALALVPVSIEGRSRDIAGWSFLLGILLFSGSLYVLVLTGQTKLGMITPLGGVFFLIGWVALGISAFPSKSPNED; encoded by the coding sequence ATGTCCAAAGAATCTATTTTCTGGTTGCGAGTCGGCGCTGCCATGGGTTTCCTCGCTGTCATTTTTGGAGCCTTCGCTGCTCACGGGTTGGAGGAACCATTAATCAAACTGTATGGAGACCAAACGAAAAAAGTGATGGGAGTCGAAATCCCCGCCACTCAAAAATATCTCGCCGACTTCAAAACCGGCGCGGAATACCAAATGTACCATGCACTTGCCATCATTGCACTGGCGTTGGTTCCGGTTTCCATTGAAGGGCGCAGCCGAGACATCGCCGGATGGTCATTCCTGTTGGGGATTCTTCTGTTCAGTGGAAGCCTGTATGTTTTGGTTCTCACCGGGCAAACGAAACTCGGCATGATCACCCCGCTGGGTGGAGTCTTCTTTCTGATTGGCTGGGTCGCCTTGGGCATCTCGGCTTTTCCTTCAAAGTCCCCCAACGAAGATTGA
- a CDS encoding DJ-1/PfpI family protein, whose product MAKQILLLAGDFVEDYEIMVPFQMLQMLGYTVHAVCPEKQAGEQVRTAIHDFEGDQTYSEKPGHNFTINATFSEVNAADYDALVVPGGRAPEYLRLNEKVLSIVQHFAETNKPIAAICHGLQILSAAGVLSGRTCTAYPACGPEVTLAGGTYKEIDVAAAHVDGNLVTAPAWPAHPAWIAEFVKVLGARIEIE is encoded by the coding sequence ATGGCTAAGCAAATTCTATTACTCGCTGGCGATTTCGTTGAAGATTACGAAATCATGGTCCCGTTCCAAATGCTGCAAATGCTGGGATACACCGTCCATGCTGTTTGCCCGGAGAAGCAGGCCGGTGAGCAGGTTCGCACCGCGATTCACGACTTTGAAGGCGATCAAACCTACAGCGAAAAACCGGGCCACAATTTCACAATCAATGCAACTTTCTCCGAAGTGAACGCCGCCGACTACGACGCACTTGTCGTCCCCGGTGGTCGAGCACCTGAGTATTTACGGCTCAATGAAAAGGTGTTGAGCATCGTTCAACACTTTGCCGAGACGAACAAACCGATTGCGGCGATTTGCCATGGGCTGCAAATTTTATCTGCAGCGGGCGTACTGTCTGGACGAACCTGCACAGCTTATCCAGCCTGTGGACCAGAAGTGACACTCGCTGGCGGAACCTACAAAGAGATTGACGTCGCTGCCGCCCACGTCGATGGCAACCTCGTCACCGCTCCAGCCTGGCCGGCTCACCCTGCATGGATTGCAGAGTTTGTCAAAGTCCTTGGTGCAAGAATCGAAATTGAGTAA
- a CDS encoding carboxylesterase family protein, with the protein MTKPNMQPFPRKLKRFGKTLFLLSFLLVVCQRGLAQETQEITLEKTLTTKLTYQCFVTTPKGYKDDTAREWPMILFLHGGGSPKPEKLKNSMRWLTDLPAIVVVPICPPSEEGWQFQNWNWKMLGELVREIDRQYQVDPKMRSVIGFSMGGSAAWELPYHEPKLFSKSVVIAGLCHPWSLRHFPKIPVWDFVGEKDYMRKEQEETVSSARRFGVDVVQTTWKDADHGGIFKNAQSYQRMLDWLVSNEDLRREEVLELGPPIPPPDNHSLNQQIPHVSGDLNSHRSASFIGVRFTICFPDEK; encoded by the coding sequence ATGACAAAACCCAACATGCAACCGTTCCCCAGAAAGCTCAAACGGTTCGGGAAAACATTGTTCTTGCTTTCGTTCCTGCTGGTCGTGTGCCAACGAGGGCTTGCTCAGGAGACTCAAGAGATCACTCTAGAGAAAACCTTGACCACGAAGCTGACGTATCAATGTTTCGTGACGACTCCGAAAGGTTACAAAGACGACACGGCACGTGAATGGCCAATGATTCTATTTTTGCACGGGGGTGGATCACCGAAGCCGGAAAAGCTGAAGAACTCAATGCGTTGGTTGACGGACTTACCGGCAATCGTCGTTGTCCCAATTTGTCCACCTTCAGAAGAGGGATGGCAATTTCAAAATTGGAACTGGAAGATGCTCGGAGAGCTGGTCCGCGAGATCGACAGGCAGTATCAAGTTGATCCCAAGATGCGTTCCGTCATTGGATTCAGTATGGGAGGATCAGCAGCTTGGGAACTTCCGTACCATGAGCCGAAACTTTTCTCAAAATCGGTCGTGATTGCAGGCCTGTGTCATCCGTGGTCACTACGCCACTTCCCCAAAATTCCGGTCTGGGACTTTGTGGGCGAGAAAGATTACATGCGGAAGGAACAGGAAGAGACAGTCAGTTCCGCTCGCAGATTTGGAGTCGATGTTGTTCAGACAACATGGAAAGACGCCGATCATGGCGGAATTTTCAAGAATGCCCAGTCCTATCAACGAATGCTTGACTGGCTTGTTTCCAATGAAGACCTGCGACGCGAAGAGGTTCTGGAATTAGGGCCTCCAATTCCACCGCCTGATAATCACAGTCTCAATCAACAGATTCCCCACGTTTCAGGTGACTTGAACTCTCACAGGAGTGCCTCTTTCATTGGAGTTCGCTTCACGATCTGTTTCCCAGATGAGAAATGA
- a CDS encoding amidohydrolase family protein, with protein sequence MTTSVFSQDEVPERPRRIYLDEFRPTPVLKVKEHILEQAKFPCVNVHSHPGRLSVEEIDEMVKTMDAANIAVSVSLDGKAGPEFADHYQLLAKRHPNRFIVFVRMDYIGDGAPDKPETWDVHKPGFGVRMADKLTEAVRQGAQGLKLLKTLGLYLKDLDGNLIKPDDPRFDPVWERAAELNIPVLWHCADPISFFSPTDERNERWEELYRHPEWSFYGEQFPSHQELIDGRNRVIAKHPETSFICAHMADIPEDLTKLGTYLDRYPNMNVEISARVAELGRQPYTARKFFLKYPDRILFGTDGVPPMSELIPHFRFLETFDENFPYEDNPFPPQGLWNIYGIGLPDEVLKKIYHENAERLIPGVKEAMNP encoded by the coding sequence ATGACCACCAGTGTATTTTCTCAAGACGAAGTCCCCGAACGTCCACGACGAATTTATCTCGATGAGTTTCGTCCGACACCGGTTCTGAAAGTCAAGGAACACATTCTTGAGCAGGCAAAATTCCCTTGTGTGAACGTCCATTCCCATCCAGGAAGGCTTTCCGTTGAAGAGATCGACGAAATGGTGAAGACGATGGACGCTGCGAACATCGCTGTCAGTGTGAGCCTGGATGGCAAAGCGGGGCCGGAGTTTGCGGACCATTATCAGCTGCTTGCGAAACGGCATCCGAATCGATTCATTGTTTTTGTCCGCATGGATTACATCGGAGATGGAGCCCCGGATAAACCGGAGACTTGGGATGTCCACAAGCCGGGGTTTGGGGTGCGGATGGCGGACAAGCTGACCGAAGCAGTTCGACAGGGAGCACAGGGATTGAAGCTGCTGAAAACTCTTGGTCTCTACTTGAAAGACCTTGATGGGAACCTCATCAAGCCGGACGATCCTCGATTCGATCCGGTCTGGGAACGGGCAGCTGAGCTTAACATTCCGGTGTTGTGGCATTGTGCCGATCCCATTTCTTTTTTCAGCCCGACTGACGAGCGGAACGAACGCTGGGAAGAGTTGTATCGGCATCCCGAATGGAGTTTTTATGGCGAGCAGTTCCCGAGTCATCAGGAATTGATTGATGGCCGAAATCGAGTGATCGCCAAGCATCCAGAGACATCATTTATCTGTGCGCACATGGCAGACATCCCGGAAGACTTGACGAAGTTGGGGACGTATCTGGATCGATATCCTAACATGAATGTCGAAATCTCAGCTCGCGTTGCAGAGCTGGGCCGGCAACCTTACACCGCTCGGAAATTCTTCCTCAAATACCCTGATCGAATTCTCTTCGGGACCGATGGCGTCCCTCCGATGTCTGAATTGATTCCCCATTTTCGTTTTCTGGAAACCTTCGACGAAAACTTTCCGTATGAAGACAACCCATTTCCACCGCAAGGTCTTTGGAACATTTATGGCATCGGATTACCTGATGAAGTTCTAAAAAAGATCTATCATGAAAACGCTGAACGACTGATCCCAGGTGTGAAGGAAGCGATGAACCCCTGA
- a CDS encoding Na+/H+ antiporter NhaC family protein: MHQLHERRNLAILISQVVLLSLFFLSLFSTQTTFAADANKSPRFRVESPKVQLNGLPIPRLRIVALTKDGEIDTAFNRQAVVNGVQLTEGGSELPLPEFEAGVLEVRSNPEKDQRLVLTGSSISVATNEQATAIISPVQTRPGWVSLIPPLVAIILAIWWQEVIGALFLASLAGMMLLATNPFSGMIQVIDPLILSNLASRGNMQIILFTMFLGAMIGIMSGSGGTQALVERLTVYVRNRRHGQLMTWLLGLMIFFDDYGNTLLVGSTMRSMMDRLKISREKLAFLVDSTAAPVAGLALVSTWVGVELGYMRTAYESLGLSTGEIYQTFIATIPYRLYPLLTLIFVGQIAWTGRDFGPMLKAEQDRQHDNDESTSSVKGDFTDGSKPMIRHALIPLVTLCVCLGIALYHDFEESSRALLLASTGAVFAAILSVVISRSCSLGETMKMGIDGMQQMLPAVVVLVLAWSIGTVCNPEHLNTAGYLVDSLGDHLSPRWLPLITFLLAAAVSFATGTSYGTMGLLIPLAVSIELQLLLGLSIPFEEIGNHPLMLATIGSILGGAIFGDHCSPISDTTVLSSAATGCDHLSHVRTQLPYSLTVATIAICLGYVPIALGISPYISIIAAIIVQWLVLRIIGREVEEANSFDRSITTSAT; encoded by the coding sequence ATGCACCAACTTCATGAACGACGAAATTTAGCAATTCTGATCTCACAAGTCGTTCTATTGTCACTCTTCTTTTTGTCGTTGTTTTCAACTCAAACAACCTTTGCAGCTGACGCAAACAAAAGCCCTCGGTTTCGAGTTGAATCACCAAAGGTTCAATTGAATGGTCTTCCGATTCCGCGTCTACGGATCGTTGCTTTGACTAAAGATGGTGAAATCGACACAGCATTCAACCGACAGGCTGTGGTCAACGGAGTTCAACTGACCGAGGGAGGAAGTGAGCTTCCGCTACCGGAGTTTGAAGCTGGAGTTCTGGAAGTCCGAAGCAATCCTGAAAAAGATCAGCGACTCGTTCTCACCGGTTCCAGTATTTCAGTGGCAACGAATGAACAGGCTACGGCTATCATTTCGCCCGTCCAAACTCGTCCCGGTTGGGTCAGTCTGATTCCTCCCCTTGTTGCCATCATCCTGGCAATCTGGTGGCAGGAAGTGATTGGCGCACTGTTTCTCGCTTCACTCGCTGGCATGATGCTGCTCGCCACCAATCCATTTTCAGGCATGATTCAGGTCATCGATCCGCTCATTCTTTCGAACTTAGCAAGCCGCGGGAACATGCAGATCATTCTGTTCACGATGTTTCTGGGAGCCATGATCGGGATCATGTCCGGTAGCGGTGGGACGCAAGCACTGGTTGAGAGACTGACAGTTTATGTGAGAAATCGCCGGCATGGGCAACTCATGACCTGGCTGCTTGGCTTGATGATTTTCTTCGATGATTATGGCAACACGCTGTTAGTCGGCAGCACGATGCGGTCGATGATGGATCGATTGAAAATCTCTCGTGAAAAGCTGGCCTTTCTCGTCGATTCGACAGCTGCTCCGGTCGCGGGGCTGGCACTGGTTTCGACCTGGGTCGGTGTTGAACTTGGATATATGCGCACCGCCTATGAGAGTCTGGGACTCTCGACGGGTGAGATTTATCAAACGTTCATCGCGACGATTCCCTATCGGCTGTACCCGTTGCTGACACTGATCTTCGTCGGGCAAATTGCCTGGACGGGACGCGACTTTGGGCCAATGCTGAAAGCGGAGCAAGACCGACAACACGACAATGATGAATCGACTTCTTCTGTGAAGGGAGATTTCACAGATGGTTCGAAGCCGATGATTCGTCATGCTCTAATCCCGCTTGTGACGCTATGTGTCTGCCTGGGAATCGCACTCTATCATGATTTCGAAGAATCCAGCCGCGCTCTTTTACTTGCTTCGACGGGGGCCGTCTTCGCTGCGATTCTCAGTGTGGTCATTTCTCGATCGTGCTCACTTGGGGAGACGATGAAGATGGGAATTGATGGCATGCAGCAAATGTTGCCAGCAGTTGTCGTCCTGGTACTCGCCTGGTCGATCGGAACCGTTTGCAATCCAGAACACCTCAACACCGCCGGCTATCTGGTCGACTCTCTCGGCGATCATCTTTCTCCACGCTGGCTTCCATTGATCACATTTCTTCTGGCAGCTGCCGTTTCATTCGCCACGGGAACATCATATGGAACAATGGGACTGTTGATTCCGTTGGCGGTTTCGATTGAACTTCAACTCCTGCTTGGTCTTTCGATTCCGTTTGAAGAAATTGGCAATCACCCGCTGATGCTGGCAACGATTGGCTCGATTCTTGGTGGTGCAATTTTCGGTGACCACTGTTCGCCTATTTCAGATACGACCGTCCTTTCATCTGCAGCAACCGGATGCGATCACCTTTCACATGTCCGTACGCAACTTCCATATTCTCTCACCGTGGCAACGATTGCAATTTGCCTCGGTTACGTACCCATCGCATTGGGAATTTCCCCGTACATTTCCATCATCGCAGCAATCATTGTGCAGTGGCTGGTACTCAGAATCATCGGTCGTGAAGTCGAAGAAGCGAACAGTTTTGACAGATCGATCACTACGTCAGCTACTTGA